In a single window of the Desulfovibrio sp. ZJ209 genome:
- the rho gene encoding transcription termination factor Rho, producing the protein MRKKKTTPTLITDNGLSLTDLKTRSMQELMELAEQYEIENASSMRKQELIFALLSTCASQNGAIYGDGVLEILPDGFGFLRSPLYSFMPGPDDIYVSPSQIRRFSLRKGDVVSGQIRPPKEGERYFALLKVTEIGFEPPENAKNLVLFDNLTPIYPDRQLVMENGEKNLSNRVIDLMAPIGCGQRGLIVAPPRTGKTILLQSLANAIIANNPDVYLIVLLIDERPEEVTDMERTVKKAEVISSTFDEPPQRHVQVCEMVLEKAKRLVERKRDVVILLDSITRLGRAYNAVTPSSGRVLSGGLDANALQRPKRFFGAARNIEEGGSLTIIATALIDTGSRMDEVIFEEFKGTGNMEIYLDRHLSEKRVFPAIDINRTGTRKEDLLLPDDVLNRVWLLRKILAPMAPLDSMEFLLDKMRGTPSNKDFLNAMGK; encoded by the coding sequence ATGCGCAAGAAAAAAACCACACCCACCCTGATTACTGACAATGGCCTGAGCCTCACCGACCTCAAAACCCGCAGCATGCAAGAGCTCATGGAGCTCGCCGAACAGTACGAGATCGAAAATGCCAGTTCCATGCGCAAGCAGGAGCTCATCTTCGCCCTCCTGTCCACCTGCGCCTCGCAAAACGGCGCCATATATGGCGACGGCGTGCTCGAGATCCTGCCGGACGGTTTCGGCTTTCTCCGCTCCCCGCTGTACAGCTTCATGCCCGGCCCCGACGACATCTATGTATCCCCCTCCCAGATCCGCCGCTTCTCGCTGCGCAAGGGCGATGTGGTTTCAGGCCAGATACGCCCCCCCAAGGAGGGCGAGCGGTATTTCGCCCTGCTCAAGGTGACGGAGATTGGCTTTGAGCCGCCGGAAAACGCCAAGAATCTCGTTCTCTTCGACAACCTGACCCCCATCTATCCCGACCGGCAGCTCGTCATGGAAAATGGCGAGAAGAATCTCTCCAACCGCGTCATCGACCTCATGGCGCCCATCGGCTGCGGCCAGCGCGGCCTTATCGTGGCGCCGCCGCGCACGGGCAAGACCATCCTGCTCCAGTCGCTCGCCAATGCCATCATCGCCAACAATCCCGACGTCTACCTCATCGTGCTGCTCATTGACGAGCGCCCCGAGGAAGTGACGGACATGGAGCGCACGGTCAAGAAGGCAGAGGTCATCAGCTCCACCTTCGACGAGCCGCCGCAGCGCCATGTGCAGGTCTGCGAAATGGTGCTCGAAAAGGCCAAGCGCCTTGTGGAGCGCAAGCGGGACGTGGTCATCCTGCTGGATTCCATCACGCGCCTCGGGCGCGCCTACAACGCGGTGACGCCCTCTTCCGGCCGGGTGCTCTCCGGCGGCCTGGACGCCAACGCCCTGCAGCGGCCCAAGCGCTTCTTCGGCGCGGCCCGCAATATCGAGGAAGGCGGCAGCCTCACCATCATCGCCACCGCGCTCATCGACACGGGCTCGCGCATGGACGAGGTCATTTTTGAGGAGTTCAAGGGCACGGGCAACATGGAGATCTATCTCGACCGCCACCTCTCCGAAAAGCGCGTCTTCCCGGCCATCGACATCAACCGCACGGGCACCCGCAAGGAAGACCTGCTGCTCCCGGACGACGTGCTCAACCGGGTCTGGCTGCTGCGCAAGATCCTCGCGCCCATGGCGCCGCTCGACAGCATGGAGTTCCTCCTCGACAAGATGCGCGGCACCCCCTCCAACAAGGACTTTCTCAACGCCATGGGCAAGTAG
- a CDS encoding glycosyltransferase family 9 protein, giving the protein MSADPVLVLQLRRMGDLILTFPLLMELGRRYQGHPLWVAADPRFFQELMPLAPQAVFFPPEHLPALAGRRYAAAINLDSREDAAACMAKLTAPLKLGPVAGGGALRVKGFWQLYRTALTRNNRHNAFHWADLHRLDVLPPGSPWPSPAGRPERAREGRVGLVLGASEPAKRPDARFWARLAGRLVRSGLVPVFLGGPAERELGEEVGRLARLPQANLCGRLPLREVAAVMRGLDLCITPDTGPMHLADWLGVPVLNLSMGPVHARETGPVSPGQWVLRAAMSCVGCWSCQRPRLACKAAFSPEGVARAVHAVLDHPKDIRGDADWPGLQLLRTGRDELGLHTLVPVGPDPSAARLLEDFWQGAFLAFSAPEFMPLLEGRAEALIQAQPVLAGRLRAAVDRLLTKWARQGGAPLPEDFWLSQPPMLRIFAGHAQMALQNEDSSKAAWRCALERVERLHTALA; this is encoded by the coding sequence ATGAGCGCCGACCCGGTCCTCGTCCTCCAGCTCAGGCGCATGGGGGATCTCATCCTCACCTTCCCCCTGCTCATGGAGCTCGGGCGCCGCTACCAGGGACACCCGCTGTGGGTGGCGGCCGACCCGCGCTTTTTTCAGGAGCTCATGCCGCTCGCGCCGCAGGCCGTCTTTTTCCCGCCGGAGCACCTGCCGGCCCTGGCCGGCCGCCGCTATGCCGCGGCAATAAATCTTGACAGCCGGGAGGACGCCGCGGCCTGCATGGCGAAGCTCACCGCCCCCCTCAAGCTCGGCCCCGTGGCCGGGGGCGGCGCCTTGCGCGTCAAGGGCTTCTGGCAATTGTACCGCACGGCGCTCACGCGCAACAACCGCCACAATGCCTTTCACTGGGCCGACCTGCACAGGCTGGACGTGCTGCCGCCGGGCTCTCCGTGGCCTTCGCCGGCGGGGCGCCCGGAGCGCGCCAGGGAAGGGCGCGTGGGCCTTGTGCTCGGCGCGAGCGAACCCGCCAAGCGCCCGGACGCCCGCTTCTGGGCGCGCCTCGCCGGGCGCCTTGTGCGTTCAGGGCTCGTGCCGGTCTTTCTCGGGGGGCCGGCCGAGCGCGAACTGGGGGAGGAAGTAGGGCGGCTCGCCCGGCTGCCGCAAGCCAACCTTTGCGGTCGCCTGCCCCTGCGCGAGGTGGCGGCCGTCATGCGCGGCCTTGACCTCTGCATCACCCCCGACACCGGCCCCATGCACCTTGCGGACTGGCTGGGCGTGCCCGTGCTCAACCTCTCCATGGGCCCCGTGCACGCCCGGGAGACGGGCCCGGTCTCGCCGGGGCAGTGGGTGCTCCGCGCGGCCATGAGCTGCGTGGGCTGCTGGAGCTGCCAGCGGCCGCGCCTCGCCTGCAAGGCGGCGTTCAGCCCCGAGGGCGTGGCGCGCGCCGTCCACGCCGTGCTGGACCATCCGAAAGATATCCGGGGCGATGCGGATTGGCCCGGCTTGCAGTTGCTGCGTACGGGCCGGGACGAACTCGGGCTGCACACGCTTGTCCCAGTGGGGCCTGACCCCTCAGCGGCGCGCTTGCTGGAAGATTTCTGGCAGGGGGCCTTTCTCGCGTTTTCGGCGCCGGAATTCATGCCCCTGCTTGAGGGCCGCGCCGAAGCGCTGATTCAGGCGCAGCCCGTGCTCGCCGGGCGGCTGCGGGCAGCCGTTGACCGCCTGCTCACGAAGTGGGCCCGGCAGGGGGGCGCGCCGCTCCCCGAGGACTTCTGGCTCTCGCAGCCGCCCATGCTGCGCATCTTCGCCGGGCACGCGCAGATGGCGCTCCAAAATGAGGACTCTTCCAAGGCAGCCTGGCGGTGCGCGCTGGAGCGCGTGGAACGGTTGCACACGGCGCTTGCCTGA